In Cyanobium sp. Tous-M-B4, a single genomic region encodes these proteins:
- the petN gene encoding cytochrome b6-f complex subunit PetN, translating to MLISAGWASLAALFSFSIAMVVWGRHGDNSIKF from the coding sequence ATGTTGATCTCTGCGGGTTGGGCCTCCTTGGCTGCTCTGTTCAGCTTTTCCATCGCCATGGTGGTCTGGGGTCGTCACGGCGACAACAGCATCAAGTTCTGA
- a CDS encoding DUF2103 domain-containing protein produces MGRVVITHSTYVEGLIPLLKQLALCPGIDTVTPAVISRVRGRSSQMRLRVSAPITGGHKLVARRGSSVQEVFVVTGWSREQLQQCLDRLLGQTPPNSNSPEGERS; encoded by the coding sequence ATGGGTCGGGTGGTCATCACCCACAGCACCTACGTGGAGGGGCTGATTCCGCTGCTCAAGCAACTTGCGCTCTGCCCAGGCATCGACACCGTCACCCCAGCGGTTATCAGCCGCGTGCGTGGCCGCAGCAGCCAGATGCGGCTGCGGGTTTCAGCTCCCATCACCGGGGGGCACAAGCTCGTGGCCCGCCGCGGCAGCAGCGTGCAGGAGGTGTTTGTAGTCACCGGCTGGAGCCGCGAGCAACTGCAGCAGTGCCTAGATCGCTTGCTAGGTCAGACACCACCCAACAGCAACTCACCGGAGGGTGAACGCTCGTAG
- the clpS gene encoding ATP-dependent Clp protease adapter ClpS, whose translation MVVVLSSASPVQERQRLRQPYPDFKVVVLDDDFNTFQHVVETLVRIIPAMLPDKAWELAHRIDGEGSAVVWCGPQEQAELYHQQLGAAGLTMAPLERA comes from the coding sequence GTGGTTGTGGTCCTTTCCTCCGCCAGCCCCGTTCAGGAGCGACAGCGGCTGCGCCAGCCATACCCCGATTTCAAGGTGGTGGTGCTTGACGACGACTTCAACACCTTTCAGCACGTGGTGGAAACACTGGTGCGCATCATTCCCGCCATGCTCCCTGATAAGGCCTGGGAGCTGGCCCACCGCATCGACGGGGAGGGTTCGGCGGTGGTGTGGTGCGGCCCCCAGGAACAGGCTGAGCTCTACCACCAGCAGCTGGGAGCAGCCGGCCTGACCATGGCTCCTTTGGAGCGGGCCTGA
- a CDS encoding 5-(carboxyamino)imidazole ribonucleotide synthase, translating to MTEPVAIGVVGGGQLALMLAAAARKLNVPLHVLTPGAQDPATALASSVVLAELDDVAATRELARRSGAITFENEWVDLPALAPLSFDGVVFLPSLEALAPLVSKRGQRQLLQGLGLPCPRWCDLPTSGLLPEGFNYPLMAKASTGGYDGKGTAVLRCAEDLTALLARVPLGDWILEEFVNFEQELSQLACRDRAGNVRCYPLVQTHQHQQVCDWVIAPASVPHAVQAYARNIAASLLTAINYVGVISIELFYGPCGLQVNEIAPRTHNSGHFTIEAAHTSQFEQQVRIVAGLAMGSVDLQVPGALMVNLLGFESSEADYQAQRDDLAAIPEATVHWYGKQGSSPGRKLGHVTLLLPGVTAEERAGQAEQLLERVRSIWPLPPQNQ from the coding sequence GTGACTGAGCCAGTTGCTATCGGTGTAGTTGGTGGCGGCCAATTGGCCTTGATGCTTGCCGCCGCTGCCCGCAAGCTCAATGTGCCCCTGCATGTTTTGACACCAGGGGCACAGGATCCCGCCACTGCCCTTGCCAGCAGTGTGGTGCTTGCTGAACTCGACGATGTGGCGGCCACCCGGGAGCTGGCGCGCCGCAGTGGCGCCATCACCTTTGAAAACGAATGGGTAGATCTGCCGGCCCTGGCGCCGCTCAGTTTTGATGGAGTCGTCTTTCTGCCAAGCCTGGAGGCCCTCGCTCCCCTAGTCAGTAAGCGGGGCCAGCGGCAGTTGCTGCAGGGTCTGGGCCTGCCTTGCCCGCGCTGGTGCGATCTGCCCACCAGTGGCCTGTTGCCTGAAGGCTTCAACTACCCATTGATGGCCAAGGCCTCCACCGGCGGCTACGACGGCAAGGGGACAGCCGTGTTGCGCTGCGCTGAAGATCTCACGGCCCTGCTGGCAAGGGTGCCCCTAGGCGACTGGATTCTTGAGGAGTTTGTCAATTTTGAGCAGGAGCTCTCCCAGCTCGCCTGCCGCGACCGGGCTGGCAACGTGCGGTGTTACCCCTTGGTGCAGACCCACCAGCACCAGCAGGTATGCGACTGGGTGATTGCGCCGGCCTCAGTTCCCCATGCGGTGCAGGCCTATGCCCGCAATATCGCCGCTTCCCTGCTCACGGCGATCAATTACGTGGGCGTGATCTCCATTGAGCTTTTTTATGGACCGTGCGGTCTGCAGGTCAATGAAATCGCCCCCCGCACCCACAATTCCGGCCATTTCACGATCGAGGCAGCCCATACAAGCCAGTTCGAGCAGCAGGTGCGGATCGTCGCTGGCCTGGCTATGGGGTCTGTCGACCTGCAGGTGCCGGGGGCACTGATGGTGAATCTGTTGGGCTTTGAAAGTTCGGAAGCCGACTACCAGGCTCAGCGGGACGATCTAGCTGCCATACCGGAGGCCACGGTGCACTGGTATGGCAAGCAGGGCTCCAGCCCCGGACGCAAGCTTGGTCACGTCACCCTGCTGCTGCCTGGGGTCACAGCTGAGGAACGGGCTGGCCAGGCGGAACAGCTTTTAGAGCGGGTGCGATCCATCTGGCCCCTGCCCCCGCAAAACCAGTAA
- a CDS encoding NAD(P)H-dependent oxidoreductase, producing MPISPQQLNGAMAWRYATKVFDPSRRIDDTTWAALEDALVQSPSSYGLQPWKFLEINDPALRQQLRPESWNQSQITDCSHLVVFLVQRQIGAAEADRLIETMAAVRGLDSAALATYRQMIDVDLINGPRSQQIERWASNQVYIALGTFMTAAALLEVDTCAIEGFDPLAYDRILNLADSPYRSCVVCAAGYRDSSDKYASLAKVRYAPAELIERR from the coding sequence ATGCCGATCTCCCCCCAGCAGCTCAATGGGGCCATGGCCTGGCGCTACGCCACCAAGGTGTTTGACCCCAGTCGCCGCATTGACGACACCACCTGGGCGGCCCTGGAGGATGCCCTAGTGCAGAGCCCATCGAGCTATGGCCTGCAGCCCTGGAAATTTCTGGAGATAAACGACCCCGCCCTGCGCCAGCAGCTGCGCCCAGAGTCGTGGAACCAGAGCCAGATCACCGACTGCTCCCATCTGGTGGTGTTCCTGGTGCAACGCCAGATCGGCGCCGCCGAAGCCGATCGCCTAATCGAGACGATGGCAGCCGTTCGCGGCCTCGATTCCGCCGCCCTGGCCACCTACCGCCAGATGATCGACGTCGACCTGATCAATGGGCCCCGCAGCCAGCAGATCGAGCGCTGGGCCAGCAATCAGGTGTACATCGCCCTCGGCACCTTCATGACAGCTGCTGCCCTGCTGGAAGTGGACACCTGTGCCATCGAAGGTTTCGATCCCCTCGCCTATGACCGCATTCTCAACTTGGCAGACTCGCCCTACCGCAGCTGTGTGGTGTGTGCGGCTGGCTATCGCGACAGCAGCGATAAGTACGCCTCGCTGGCGAAGGTTCGCTATGCGCCTGCAGAACTGATCGAGAGGCGTTGA